DNA sequence from the Myxococcus guangdongensis genome:
GCAGCGCAGCCGCCGCATGCTGCACGAGCAGGCCGCGAGCACGCAGCGCGCGCAGGAGACGTCCGTCCTGGACGAGGTGAAGCAGGAGGACCTGGGCGACAGCTCCAGCGAGGAGCAGTACGGCCGCGATGACAGCGGCACGGGCGGCGCCGGCATGGCGGGCGCGCCGACGATGCCCTCCAGCGCGAGCGTCCAGGACACGCCGGATGGCGTCGTCATCGTCTACACGGCGATGGACCCATCCAAGCAGAAGCAGCTCAGCAGCGAGGTCCACCAGACGGCCAACGAGATGAAGCCTGGCCAGTGCCCGGGCATGTGAGCCGCGCCGGTGTCAGCCCCTGCCCCCCGGTGTCTTCCGGGGGCGCAGCGCGGCCAGGGCGTAGTCCACCACCGTGTCCGCGTACGACTCGGTGAGCGGCGCGGTGCGCAGCAGCCAGCGGTGGAACAGCGGCCCGAAGAACAGCTCCACGGCGACGTCCAGGTCCACGTCCCGAGCCACCTGCCCCGCCTTCTGCGCCGCGCGCAGCCGCTCCTTGGTGACCTCCAGGTTCGGCCGCAGCAGCGTGTCCACGAACTGCTTCGCCAGCGCCGGGTCCATCTGTGACTCCGCGGTGAGCGCGCGCGAGGGCACCTCGAAGCGAGGCGCGCCCAGCTCCGCGACGGTGGCCCGAATCACGCCCTTCAGGTCCGCCACCACGTCGCCCGTGTCCGGCAGCGGCGCGACGTCCCCCATCAGCGCGGCGAAGGCATCCAGCACCAGCGCGCCCTTGGTGGGCCACCAGCGGTAGATGGTCTGCTTGCCCACCCCTGCCCGCGCGGCGATGGCCTCGATGGTCAGCCGCGTGTACCCCTGCTCCCCCACCAGCTCCACCACCGCCTTCAGGATGGCCTGGTGCGAGCGCTCACTGCGCCGCCCCGTGTCCGGCGTCTTCGCCTCACTCATGGGACGACACGCTATCGGGGTGGTGGCGATACGCAACGTCTCGTCTTGACAACCCGCAGGTCGAGCCTCATGGTGACCATTCGAGACGGACCGTCTCGTCTCACATCCGGAGCCCCATCCATGAAGCGACGCGCCCATATCGCGATGGTCAGCATCCCCGCGCACGGCCATGTGAACCCGAGCCTGGAGGTCCTCCGGGAGCTGGTGGCCCGGGGCCATCGAGTGACCTACGCCAATGATGCGTCCTTCGCGGAGCCCATCCAGCAGACGGGCGCGGAGCTGGTGCCCTCTCCATCGACGCTGCCGCGAGAAGGCGTCGCGGACCGGCAGTGGCCGGAGGACACGATTGGGCAGTTGGAGGTGTTCCTGAAGGACGCGATGGAACAGCTCCCCCGGCTGCGCGCGGCCTGGGA
Encoded proteins:
- a CDS encoding TetR/AcrR family transcriptional regulator yields the protein MSEAKTPDTGRRSERSHQAILKAVVELVGEQGYTRLTIEAIAARAGVGKQTIYRWWPTKGALVLDAFAALMGDVAPLPDTGDVVADLKGVIRATVAELGAPRFEVPSRALTAESQMDPALAKQFVDTLLRPNLEVTKERLRAAQKAGQVARDVDLDVAVELFFGPLFHRWLLRTAPLTESYADTVVDYALAALRPRKTPGGRG